The following are encoded in a window of Chryseobacterium sp. genomic DNA:
- a CDS encoding SemiSWEET family sugar transporter produces the protein MEINPEIIGFIAGGLSSALFIPQIIKILREKSAEEISLLTCIIGIVSSALWLWYGILQDHISMMVTNSIAVAATAVLVVLRLIYNGEKN, from the coding sequence ATGGAAATTAATCCTGAAATCATCGGCTTTATAGCCGGCGGACTTTCCTCCGCTCTGTTTATTCCACAAATCATCAAGATACTTAGGGAAAAATCGGCCGAAGAAATTTCCCTCCTCACCTGCATCATAGGTATTGTAAGCTCTGCGCTTTGGCTTTGGTACGGAATCCTGCAGGACCATATTTCCATGATGGTTACCAACAGCATCGCGGTAGCTGCCACTGCGGTTCTCGTGGTCCTCAGGCTGATTTATAACGGCGAAAAAAACTAA
- the hflX gene encoding GTPase HflX, with protein sequence MLENKEHLYENAVLVGVITQQQEEDKLIEYMDELEFLAHTAGATVVKRFTQKLTQPDSKTFIGSGKAQEVRDYVKEHGIGTVIFDDELSPSQLKNLEREIEVKILDRTNLILDIFAQRAQTSYARTQVELAQYQYLLPRLTRMWTHLERQKGGIGMRGPGETEIETDRRIIRDRISLLKEKLKTIDRQMSTQRNNRGKVVRAALVGYTNVGKSTLMNALSKSDVFAENKLFATLDTTVRKVVIGNLPFLLTDTVGFIRKLPTQLVESFKSTLDEVREADLLIHVVDISHESFEDHIASVNQILMEINAHQKPMIMVFNKIDDFSYEKKEEDDLTPESRKNISLAEWEKTWMSKSKYPTVFISALTKENFEEMKKMIYDEVLKIHISRFPYNDFLFEYFEDETDPNN encoded by the coding sequence ATGCTGGAAAATAAAGAACATTTGTACGAAAATGCAGTGCTGGTAGGCGTCATAACCCAACAGCAGGAAGAAGACAAGCTGATTGAATACATGGATGAACTGGAATTTCTGGCTCATACCGCCGGTGCTACGGTTGTGAAGCGTTTTACCCAGAAACTTACCCAGCCTGACTCCAAAACATTCATAGGCAGTGGGAAGGCTCAGGAAGTCCGCGACTATGTAAAGGAGCATGGGATTGGTACCGTAATCTTTGATGATGAACTTTCTCCCTCGCAACTTAAAAACCTGGAAAGGGAAATCGAAGTAAAAATTCTGGACCGCACCAACTTGATCCTGGACATTTTTGCGCAGCGCGCGCAGACCTCCTATGCCCGGACACAGGTCGAACTAGCACAATATCAATACCTTTTGCCTCGCCTGACCCGTATGTGGACCCACCTGGAAAGGCAGAAAGGGGGAATTGGGATGCGCGGACCCGGGGAAACGGAAATTGAGACGGACAGAAGGATCATCAGAGACCGGATCTCGCTGCTTAAAGAAAAATTAAAGACCATAGACAGACAGATGTCCACCCAGCGTAATAACCGTGGCAAAGTGGTGAGGGCTGCACTGGTGGGCTACACTAACGTGGGGAAATCCACACTGATGAATGCCCTTTCGAAATCAGATGTTTTTGCAGAAAACAAGCTTTTTGCCACCCTGGATACGACTGTACGGAAAGTGGTTATAGGTAATCTGCCTTTCCTGCTTACGGATACGGTTGGTTTTATCCGCAAATTACCCACACAGTTGGTTGAGAGTTTCAAATCCACACTGGATGAAGTTCGGGAAGCGGACCTGCTCATTCATGTAGTCGATATTTCACATGAGAGTTTTGAGGATCATATCGCCTCAGTAAACCAAATCCTTATGGAAATCAATGCCCATCAGAAACCGATGATCATGGTTTTCAATAAGATTGATGACTTCAGCTATGAAAAAAAGGAGGAGGATGACCTGACACCTGAATCCAGAAAAAACATCTCCCTTGCGGAATGGGAAAAGACGTGGATGTCCAAATCGAAGTATCCGACCGTGTTTATATCCGCACTTACCAAAGAGAATTTTGAGGAAATGAAAAAGATGATTTATGACGAAGTGCTGAAAATTCATATCTCGCGTTTCCCGTATAATGATTTCCTTTTCGAATATTTTGAAGATGAAACCGATCCTAATAACTAA
- a CDS encoding DNA alkylation repair protein, with translation MALADLALPEKAAFFPRFFKAGKGEYAEGDQFIGVTVPDQRKVAKEFRDKISVEELSEVLSSEIHEHRHCALLILVAKFEKSKDSSEKEAMVSFYLQHRKHINNWDLVDNSCYKILGRHCFDKEDHRILEDLATEEDLWSKRMAVVSTMHYVKRGEFDLMKKLVLKNLNHPHDLIHKANGWLLREMGGKNEAELLDFLKKHYRKMPRTTLRYAIEKLDESIRQDFLKGRI, from the coding sequence ATGGCGCTGGCAGACCTTGCCCTTCCTGAAAAGGCAGCATTCTTCCCGCGCTTCTTTAAAGCCGGAAAAGGAGAATATGCTGAGGGCGATCAGTTTATAGGCGTAACCGTGCCCGACCAGCGAAAAGTTGCAAAAGAATTCCGGGATAAGATATCCGTAGAGGAACTGTCTGAAGTTTTAAGTTCGGAAATCCACGAACACCGTCACTGCGCCCTGTTGATTTTGGTCGCAAAATTTGAAAAGTCAAAAGACAGTAGTGAAAAAGAGGCGATGGTCAGCTTTTATCTTCAGCACAGGAAACATATCAACAACTGGGATCTGGTAGACAATTCATGCTATAAAATCCTGGGCCGGCACTGCTTCGATAAAGAAGATCACCGTATTCTTGAAGACCTTGCCACGGAAGAGGACCTATGGAGCAAGCGCATGGCAGTAGTTTCAACCATGCACTACGTTAAACGGGGTGAATTTGACCTTATGAAGAAGTTAGTTCTGAAAAACCTTAACCATCCGCACGATTTAATACATAAGGCAAACGGCTGGCTGCTGCGGGAAATGGGTGGTAAGAATGAAGCTGAATTGCTGGACTTCCTGAAGAAGCATTATAGAAAAATGCCCCGGACTACACTGCGATATGCGATTGAGAAGTTGGATGAGAGCATCAGGCAGGATTTTCTTAAAGGCCGGATATGA
- a CDS encoding DUF6122 family protein, translating to MMEDLYWLRSSVHYFLHFVFPFFLAITFFKPFWRKAYLIMIATMLVDLDHLLANPVFDPDRSSVGFHILHSYPMVAVYFLGVVFLKGVYRVFAVGLLFHMFTDFQDYHLWKLIQDF from the coding sequence ATGATGGAAGACCTGTATTGGCTGAGAAGTTCGGTTCACTATTTCCTGCATTTCGTATTCCCATTTTTTCTGGCCATCACCTTTTTTAAGCCCTTTTGGCGCAAGGCCTACTTAATAATGATTGCCACCATGCTGGTAGACTTGGATCATCTGCTGGCTAATCCCGTTTTTGATCCTGACCGGAGCAGTGTGGGTTTTCATATTTTACATTCCTACCCTATGGTCGCGGTTTATTTTTTGGGCGTTGTTTTCCTTAAAGGAGTTTACCGTGTTTTTGCAGTCGGTCTCCTGTTTCATATGTTTACGGATTTTCAGGATTATCACCTTTGGAAGTTAATACAGGATTTTTGA
- a CDS encoding calcium:proton antiporter has protein sequence MKFRNLLHWTVLFPIISALFYLSGILNTSIFTNVIGAFLLFGTVLAAVHHAEVVAHRVGEPYGTIILAICITILEVGLIVSFMLSGSEGAMTYARDTVFAAVMLILNGILGVCIVAGSMKYKEQFFMRSSATTYLVSLVAILVLTLILPNYTSSVRGPFYTETQLVFISLACLVIYGSFLMFQTVRHRNYFVVAEADKTVHEADPPSNFKTISSLLLLIICLAVVIFMAKGLSPVIENFVKTVGAPRALVGVIIASVVLLPEGLAAIRAARNNQIQTSINLGLGSALASVGLTIPAISVVCIIYDIPFVLGLDMKSIILLALSVFTVMLSLSRGKTNHLYGAVLLVNLAAYIFYVIVP, from the coding sequence ATGAAATTCAGAAATTTACTTCACTGGACTGTTCTTTTTCCAATTATTTCCGCGCTGTTCTACTTGAGCGGCATATTAAATACATCAATTTTTACGAATGTGATTGGCGCCTTCCTGCTGTTCGGAACCGTTCTGGCAGCTGTGCATCATGCTGAAGTTGTGGCTCACCGCGTGGGCGAACCTTATGGGACCATTATACTGGCAATATGTATTACGATTCTGGAAGTTGGTCTTATCGTCTCATTTATGCTCTCGGGCAGCGAAGGAGCCATGACCTATGCCCGGGATACGGTATTTGCAGCCGTTATGCTTATCCTGAACGGTATTCTGGGAGTCTGCATCGTAGCGGGAAGTATGAAATATAAGGAGCAGTTTTTTATGCGCAGCTCTGCAACTACCTACCTCGTAAGTCTTGTTGCTATACTTGTACTTACGCTCATATTGCCCAATTATACCTCCAGCGTACGCGGGCCGTTTTATACAGAAACGCAGCTCGTCTTTATATCATTGGCCTGTCTGGTAATTTACGGCTCCTTTCTGATGTTCCAGACGGTCCGTCACAGGAATTACTTTGTTGTAGCAGAAGCTGATAAAACAGTGCATGAGGCCGACCCGCCCTCTAACTTTAAGACCATTTCCAGCTTGCTCCTGTTAATTATCTGTTTGGCTGTAGTGATATTCATGGCAAAAGGACTTTCACCCGTTATCGAGAATTTTGTAAAGACGGTGGGCGCGCCGCGGGCACTCGTAGGTGTCATTATTGCGTCGGTGGTACTGCTTCCGGAGGGACTGGCTGCCATCCGCGCGGCACGGAACAATCAAATACAGACTTCAATCAATTTAGGCCTGGGTTCCGCGCTTGCCAGTGTTGGGCTTACCATTCCCGCCATCTCGGTGGTTTGCATCATTTATGATATCCCATTTGTGCTTGGCCTGGATATGAAATCAATTATCCTGCTGGCGCTGTCTGTGTTTACGGTGATGCTGTCGCTGAGCCGCGGAAAAACAAATCACCTTTACGGCGCTGTGCTGCTGGTGAACCTTGCAGCCTACATCTTTTACGTAATAGTTCCTTAA
- a CDS encoding group III truncated hemoglobin, with protein MKKLESREDIEFLVNTFYDKVGRDETIGFFFSDVAKVDWSHHLPKMYAFWETLLFGQISYKGNPMAMHFPINEKVAMEKRHFAHWIKLWTETVEENFSGEMADLAIYKATNIANLMGHKMEMARKL; from the coding sequence ATGAAAAAGTTAGAAAGCAGGGAAGATATTGAATTCCTTGTAAATACATTTTATGATAAGGTTGGCCGTGATGAAACCATTGGGTTCTTTTTCAGTGATGTGGCAAAGGTAGACTGGAGCCACCACTTACCTAAGATGTACGCCTTCTGGGAAACGCTTTTGTTTGGCCAGATTTCCTACAAAGGCAATCCAATGGCCATGCATTTCCCTATAAATGAAAAAGTGGCTATGGAAAAAAGACACTTTGCACACTGGATAAAACTGTGGACGGAAACCGTGGAGGAAAACTTCAGCGGCGAAATGGCGGACCTGGCCATCTATAAAGCCACAAACATTGCGAATCTTATGGGACATAAAATGGAAATGGCCCGGAAGCTATAG
- a CDS encoding YkgJ family cysteine cluster protein: MDLEFYKNQASLKQKDHRKTLEALKKKPPKNLDYLVQEVHEEVFRKVDCLQCANCCKTTGPLFTDKDTERIAKHLRMKTSDFESRYLRTDEDGDKVLQKLPCWFLNADNTCSIYEVRPKACREFPHTDRKKIYQINHLTIRNTLICPAAFEFVEKIRLRAGLR; the protein is encoded by the coding sequence ATGGATCTTGAATTCTACAAAAATCAGGCGTCTTTGAAACAGAAAGACCACCGCAAAACGCTGGAGGCTCTGAAAAAGAAACCACCCAAAAACCTCGACTATCTGGTGCAGGAAGTCCATGAAGAAGTTTTTAGGAAGGTGGACTGCTTGCAGTGCGCCAACTGCTGCAAAACTACCGGTCCGCTATTCACCGACAAAGACACCGAACGTATCGCAAAACATCTGCGGATGAAAACCTCAGATTTTGAGTCCAGATATCTGAGGACCGACGAAGACGGCGACAAAGTGCTGCAAAAACTGCCCTGCTGGTTTTTAAATGCCGACAATACCTGCTCCATTTATGAAGTGCGGCCCAAAGCCTGCCGGGAATTTCCGCATACGGACCGGAAAAAGATATATCAGATCAATCACCTCACCATCCGGAATACTCTGATCTGTCCTGCCGCTTTTGAGTTTGTAGAAAAAATCCGGCTCCGCGCAGGACTGAGGTAA
- a CDS encoding tetratricopeptide repeat protein has translation MEEFFENELAKKFEDMIENNDEYYFDSEELEDIIIYYLELGDISYAEQAVNFGLKLHPNSIEIKTKQLEVLLELEDYSTARRLIAELSESCMDSTDFLVCCAKYYSNLGNPRRAIEYCEKALKLEEEQNFLHNFIADEHVNLQDPFSALKHYKLALTFDPNDEYSFENCLVCLNELKKYEEAVEFMNSYLDRFPFSETAWYEYGQFFFNRKNYEEAIKAFDYLLAINSGSVNVYGNKAACLEALGKYDEAIKVYQEMLEVEFTKAFTYYKIGLCYRELKQPVQALAAFQKSMVEDPQFYQSMMEQSYIYEEMGGMKEALHFAKEATALNENNLDYQKRMAFLYIESGRFEESLNCLKKLVTQEPERFYNWYAYSEVLMLLGEYEEAITLLDRAVLKHQRAELYYQRSNCRFHLNDEKSGRADLEKALELDESIAEDMLQKYPFMKDEVKKVKARKK, from the coding sequence GTGGAAGAATTTTTTGAAAACGAACTTGCAAAAAAGTTCGAAGATATGATAGAGAATAATGATGAGTATTACTTCGACAGTGAGGAGCTGGAAGATATCATTATATACTATCTGGAACTTGGTGATATCTCCTACGCAGAGCAGGCCGTGAATTTTGGTCTGAAACTGCATCCCAATTCCATTGAGATTAAAACCAAGCAGCTGGAGGTTCTTTTGGAACTTGAAGATTACAGTACCGCCCGCCGTTTAATTGCTGAGCTTTCTGAATCCTGTATGGACAGTACGGATTTTCTGGTGTGCTGTGCCAAATATTATTCTAACCTGGGGAATCCCAGAAGAGCAATTGAATATTGTGAGAAGGCTTTGAAACTGGAAGAGGAGCAGAATTTCCTCCATAACTTCATTGCCGATGAACATGTAAATCTGCAGGATCCCTTCAGCGCACTGAAGCATTATAAACTTGCCCTAACTTTTGATCCTAACGACGAGTATTCTTTTGAAAACTGTCTGGTCTGCCTGAACGAACTCAAGAAATATGAGGAGGCTGTGGAATTTATGAATTCCTACCTGGACCGTTTTCCCTTCTCGGAAACTGCCTGGTATGAGTATGGCCAGTTTTTCTTTAACCGGAAGAATTATGAGGAGGCAATTAAAGCTTTTGACTATCTGCTTGCGATCAACTCGGGTTCGGTTAATGTTTACGGAAACAAAGCTGCCTGTCTTGAAGCGTTAGGGAAGTATGATGAAGCCATCAAAGTATATCAGGAAATGCTTGAAGTTGAGTTTACGAAAGCCTTCACCTATTATAAAATCGGTCTCTGCTACCGTGAGCTTAAACAGCCTGTACAGGCGCTTGCTGCCTTTCAGAAATCCATGGTGGAAGATCCGCAGTTCTATCAGTCAATGATGGAGCAAAGTTATATTTATGAAGAAATGGGCGGAATGAAGGAAGCGCTGCATTTTGCAAAGGAAGCCACAGCACTGAATGAGAATAATCTTGATTATCAGAAAAGAATGGCTTTCCTTTATATTGAATCGGGAAGGTTTGAAGAAAGCCTTAATTGCCTGAAGAAACTGGTGACCCAGGAACCCGAAAGGTTTTATAACTGGTATGCATATTCAGAGGTTTTAATGCTGTTGGGTGAATACGAGGAGGCCATTACACTTTTGGACAGGGCTGTTTTGAAACATCAAAGGGCTGAGCTTTACTATCAGCGAAGCAACTGCCGGTTTCATCTGAATGATGAGAAATCCGGCCGTGCAGACCTGGAGAAAGCGCTTGAACTGGATGAATCCATTGCAGAGGATATGCTTCAGAAGTACCCGTTTATGAAAGATGAGGTAAAAAAGGTGAAAGCCAGAAAGAAATAG
- the glmM gene encoding phosphoglucosamine mutase has product MSLIKSISGIRGTIGGKVNDNLTPVDVVKFTAAFGTLLQRSHNRKDLTLVIGRDARISGAMVNSLVTATLQGLGIHVVDLGLSTTPTVEVMVPELQAQGGIILTASHNPKQWNALKLLNAKGEFINADEGAKVLKIAEEEDFEFAEVDDLGKYEGREDAFDIHIQKILALPMVDAQAVQARKYKVVLDAVNSTGGISLPPLLEKLGCEVIKLYCEPNGQFPHNPEPLKEHLTDICELVIKEKADLGIVVDPDVDRLALIDENGEMFGEEYTLVAVADYLLKHTQGVAVSNLSSSRALRDVAMTHDSQYFASAVGEVNVVNLMKEKNAVIGGEGNGGIIYPDLHYGRDSLVGAALFLTHLAKEGKTVSELRAGYPAYFMGKKKIELTPGIDVDALLTKMEKEYQNEEVSVVDGVKIDFKENWVHLRKSNTEPIIRIYTEAKSQEEADRLGDEMIAKIKTLI; this is encoded by the coding sequence ATGTCCTTGATTAAAAGCATTTCCGGTATCAGAGGTACCATTGGAGGTAAGGTAAATGACAATCTTACACCTGTTGATGTCGTAAAATTTACAGCTGCTTTCGGGACGCTGCTCCAGCGTTCTCACAACCGAAAAGACCTTACGCTGGTCATCGGCCGCGATGCGCGTATTTCCGGTGCCATGGTAAATTCCCTGGTTACGGCTACGCTTCAGGGACTGGGAATACATGTAGTGGACCTGGGACTGTCCACAACACCTACGGTGGAGGTAATGGTTCCTGAGCTGCAGGCGCAGGGCGGAATTATCCTTACAGCCTCGCACAACCCCAAGCAGTGGAACGCTCTGAAACTGCTCAATGCGAAAGGCGAATTTATTAATGCTGATGAAGGGGCAAAAGTACTGAAGATCGCCGAAGAAGAGGATTTTGAGTTTGCTGAGGTGGATGATCTTGGAAAATATGAAGGCCGGGAAGATGCTTTTGACATCCATATACAGAAGATTTTGGCATTGCCAATGGTTGATGCGCAGGCAGTGCAGGCCAGGAAATATAAAGTCGTGCTGGATGCGGTGAACTCAACTGGGGGCATTTCTCTTCCACCGCTATTGGAAAAATTAGGATGTGAGGTCATAAAACTTTACTGTGAACCAAACGGACAGTTCCCGCACAATCCTGAGCCCTTAAAGGAGCACCTGACAGATATCTGCGAGCTTGTTATCAAGGAAAAAGCAGATCTGGGAATTGTAGTCGATCCCGACGTAGACCGGCTGGCATTAATCGATGAGAACGGGGAAATGTTTGGTGAAGAATACACCCTGGTTGCCGTTGCCGATTACCTGCTGAAGCATACTCAGGGAGTGGCGGTTTCCAACCTTTCCTCAAGCCGCGCGCTTAGGGATGTGGCAATGACCCACGACTCACAGTATTTTGCGAGTGCCGTTGGTGAGGTTAATGTGGTGAACCTGATGAAGGAGAAAAACGCGGTGATTGGTGGTGAAGGAAATGGCGGAATCATCTACCCGGACCTGCATTACGGCAGGGATTCTCTGGTAGGTGCAGCGCTGTTCCTTACGCATCTTGCGAAAGAGGGTAAGACGGTTTCAGAACTCCGTGCCGGCTATCCTGCCTACTTCATGGGCAAGAAGAAAATTGAACTTACCCCCGGCATAGATGTGGACGCACTTTTAACAAAGATGGAAAAAGAGTATCAAAATGAAGAGGTTTCCGTGGTAGATGGTGTTAAAATTGATTTTAAAGAAAATTGGGTGCACCTTAGGAAGTCCAATACAGAACCTATTATCCGTATCTATACGGAAGCGAAATCCCAGGAAGAAGCTGACCGTTTAGGAGATGAGATGATAGCAAAGATCAAAACGCTGATCTAA
- a CDS encoding FeoB-associated Cys-rich membrane protein, with product METTLLIQYIIIAVLLVAACIYIVNVFRRKFGMRSKERKENSCDSDCGCG from the coding sequence ATGGAAACCACTTTGCTCATACAGTATATTATTATTGCAGTCCTGCTGGTTGCGGCCTGCATTTATATCGTTAATGTATTCCGCAGGAAGTTCGGCATGCGAAGTAAGGAAAGGAAGGAAAACAGCTGCGACTCCGATTGTGGATGCGGATAA
- the feoB gene encoding ferrous iron transport protein B — MQTPPEKKQVLLVGNPNVGKSTIFNALCNRQQKTGNYAGVTVASHSGNYIFEGEEIEVIDLPGSYSIYPSSEDEAIFAKFLIDEIQNYSGVIYILDAMNVKRGLLLFRQIQDLGVPLLMVANQLDEAERRGIAINFEVLAQELDVKILQTNAKEKHGIDELREAIYRNEFKVTHSASFEIPLEQRETVKRIAAQTTEKNEYKVWTLLSSGTYMGKLDSVHEQLNLSEDKCIVPKRLQTQETIRRYQSIDKTVAKVLSEKPQLKEFLTEKLDAVLVHRFWGYVFFTAILLLIFQMVFFMAEYPMNWIDSGFAWLSETVAGLLPEGPLNSLLAEGIIPGLGGIVIFAPQIGILLYFLYLLEDSGYMARVIFLMDRFLKPFGLNGKSIVPLVSGVACAIPAIMSTRNIENVKERLITILVTPFMTCAARLPVYSIIIALVIPEGNLLGIDYRAIALLAMYLLGFVAALLSAIVLKKMIRQKSKTFLIMDLPLYKMPLFGYDFRLVLGKVWDFITGAGKIILAVSMILWVISYLGPARNEGEIVATDVHLDHSYLTKVGQAIEPVFEPLGYDWKMGVSIITSFAAREVFVGTMSMLYSMDDDTEEKKIIDKMRNDVRPNGEPIFTLATGISILLYYAFAMQCISTIAVVYRETKSWRWTLIQTVAMTGLAYIVAFIAYQILK; from the coding sequence ATGCAAACTCCCCCAGAAAAGAAACAGGTCCTGCTCGTTGGTAATCCCAACGTAGGTAAATCAACAATATTTAATGCCCTGTGTAACCGTCAGCAAAAAACAGGTAATTACGCGGGTGTGACCGTAGCCAGCCACTCAGGAAACTACATCTTTGAAGGCGAGGAAATAGAGGTGATAGATCTGCCCGGCTCTTACAGCATTTATCCCAGTTCCGAAGATGAAGCTATTTTTGCCAAGTTCCTGATAGACGAAATCCAAAATTATTCCGGTGTAATCTATATCCTGGATGCCATGAATGTGAAGCGCGGTCTTTTGCTCTTCCGGCAGATTCAGGATTTGGGCGTACCCCTTCTCATGGTGGCAAACCAACTGGATGAAGCCGAAAGACGCGGCATTGCCATCAATTTTGAGGTACTTGCTCAGGAACTGGATGTGAAGATACTGCAAACCAATGCTAAAGAGAAGCATGGTATTGACGAACTACGGGAGGCTATCTACCGCAATGAATTTAAGGTAACCCATTCTGCCTCCTTTGAAATTCCGCTGGAACAGCGCGAAACCGTTAAGAGAATTGCGGCACAAACCACAGAAAAAAATGAGTACAAGGTCTGGACTCTGCTTTCCTCGGGAACCTATATGGGCAAACTGGACTCGGTGCACGAGCAACTGAATCTCAGCGAAGACAAATGCATAGTCCCCAAACGGCTGCAGACACAGGAAACCATCCGCCGCTATCAAAGCATTGATAAAACCGTTGCAAAAGTACTTTCCGAAAAACCTCAGCTAAAAGAATTTCTTACAGAAAAACTCGACGCTGTGCTGGTTCACCGCTTTTGGGGTTATGTATTCTTTACAGCTATATTGCTGCTCATCTTCCAGATGGTCTTCTTCATGGCTGAATATCCCATGAACTGGATCGACAGCGGTTTCGCCTGGCTCTCCGAAACTGTAGCCGGCCTTCTTCCGGAAGGACCCCTGAACAGCCTTCTGGCCGAGGGCATCATTCCGGGCCTCGGAGGAATTGTCATATTTGCACCACAGATAGGAATATTGCTGTACTTCCTGTATTTGCTGGAAGATTCCGGTTATATGGCCAGGGTAATTTTCCTTATGGACCGCTTCCTAAAGCCATTTGGGTTGAATGGGAAAAGTATTGTTCCGCTGGTTTCCGGGGTTGCCTGTGCTATTCCGGCTATTATGAGCACACGGAATATTGAAAATGTAAAGGAACGGCTTATTACGATTTTGGTTACGCCTTTCATGACCTGTGCGGCCAGACTGCCGGTGTACAGTATCATCATTGCGCTGGTCATTCCAGAAGGCAACTTACTGGGCATTGATTACAGAGCGATCGCACTACTGGCCATGTACCTTCTCGGGTTTGTGGCAGCACTTCTATCCGCTATTGTTTTGAAAAAGATGATCAGGCAAAAAAGTAAGACTTTTCTGATTATGGACCTGCCGCTTTATAAGATGCCTCTCTTTGGCTATGATTTTCGGCTGGTGCTGGGCAAAGTTTGGGACTTTATAACAGGTGCAGGTAAAATAATACTTGCTGTAAGCATGATACTCTGGGTGATCAGTTATCTGGGACCGGCCCGGAACGAAGGTGAAATAGTTGCCACCGATGTGCATCTGGATCATTCCTACCTTACCAAAGTAGGGCAGGCCATAGAACCGGTGTTTGAACCTTTGGGCTATGACTGGAAAATGGGTGTATCTATTATTACCAGTTTTGCGGCACGTGAAGTGTTTGTTGGGACAATGAGTATGCTGTACAGCATGGACGATGATACCGAAGAAAAAAAGATTATTGATAAGATGCGAAACGATGTACGGCCCAACGGTGAACCGATCTTCACACTGGCTACCGGAATCTCGATTCTTCTATACTATGCCTTTGCCATGCAGTGTATCTCTACCATTGCAGTGGTATACCGCGAAACAAAGAGCTGGAGGTGGACCTTGATCCAAACTGTAGCTATGACCGGCCTGGCTTACATTGTGGCATTTATTGCATATCAGATTTTAAAATAA
- a CDS encoding ferrous iron transport protein A, translated as MKNDLSNKLCCFPRKTSGKIVEYDNEHLEMPGKIIEMGLLPGTVFRILYQAPFRGPLYVEFGEEKSRIALRQEEARFIIVESLTD; from the coding sequence TTGAAAAACGATCTTTCCAACAAACTTTGCTGCTTCCCGCGTAAGACCTCCGGGAAGATTGTGGAATATGATAATGAGCATCTGGAGATGCCCGGTAAAATCATTGAAATGGGACTTTTGCCCGGAACTGTTTTCCGCATTTTGTACCAGGCACCCTTCCGCGGTCCACTGTATGTAGAGTTTGGAGAGGAAAAAAGCCGGATTGCACTTCGCCAGGAAGAGGCACGCTTCATAATTGTGGAATCCCTTACAGACTGA
- a CDS encoding GLPGLI family protein — MKRLFSLFLVTAFFALNAQQTANRFFYELTFKPKKDSTRTEKVMTALDIVADKSIYQDFTVPAQDSLIKLEVEAMEKSGAWKDITKSIRMPKFTHKVQKTYPDMKVTYSDQISMKRFGYEETAKLNWTILPEKEKVGEYNTQKATTEMGGRKWTAWFTTELPFTDGPYKFAGLPGLIVKVEDSKKDYSWTLKGNKKVNNWEELSYAEKLNSKYGMSQNVVLVARDKFEKSLENFKADPMAEMRPYMTPEMMGRKMPGSDKTIGEFIKDQEKFAKDFYGSNNNPIEIPATGGKKK; from the coding sequence ATGAAGAGATTATTCAGCTTATTTTTGGTAACCGCATTCTTTGCGCTTAACGCTCAGCAGACCGCCAACCGCTTTTTCTATGAACTGACCTTCAAACCGAAGAAGGATTCAACTCGTACAGAGAAAGTTATGACAGCTCTTGATATAGTAGCAGATAAATCCATCTATCAGGATTTTACCGTACCGGCACAGGATTCACTGATTAAGCTGGAAGTGGAGGCAATGGAGAAGAGTGGTGCCTGGAAAGACATTACCAAGTCCATCCGTATGCCCAAGTTTACCCATAAGGTACAGAAAACTTATCCGGACATGAAGGTTACCTATTCTGACCAGATCAGCATGAAGAGATTTGGCTACGAAGAAACTGCCAAACTGAACTGGACCATTTTGCCTGAAAAGGAGAAAGTGGGTGAGTACAATACTCAGAAAGCAACAACAGAGATGGGTGGGCGTAAATGGACTGCCTGGTTTACGACAGAGTTACCTTTCACAGACGGGCCTTATAAATTTGCGGGCCTACCGGGACTGATTGTAAAGGTGGAGGACAGTAAGAAGGATTACAGCTGGACACTAAAAGGAAACAAAAAAGTAAACAACTGGGAAGAACTTTCCTACGCCGAAAAGCTGAACTCCAAGTATGGAATGAGTCAGAATGTGGTGCTTGTGGCCAGAGATAAATTCGAGAAATCGCTTGAGAACTTTAAAGCAGATCCTATGGCAGAGATGCGTCCTTATATGACTCCTGAGATGATGGGCCGCAAGATGCCGGGCTCAGACAAAACTATTGGTGAATTCATTAAAGATCAGGAAAAGTTTGCCAAGGATTTCTATGGTTCAAACAACAATCCAATTGAGATTCCGGCCACTGGCGGAAAGAAAAAATAA